One region of Mycolicibacterium rhodesiae NBB3 genomic DNA includes:
- a CDS encoding NADH-quinone oxidoreductase subunit M has translation MVTSFPWLTVLWAVPMVGAAIVILLPASLRAASKWLALVISIAVLAITVVLAVNFDPNGDQYQFVESHKWIPSFGTGYILGLDGIALAIVALTAVLVPLLLIAGWNDVSDEAAWGGRSTHAYFALTLAVEGMVIMSLASLDVLLFYVFFEAMLIPMYFLIGGFGGAGRSKAAVKFLLYNLFGGLVMLAAVIGLYVVTAGSDAFEAGTFDFREIVAAVSSGEFVVNPAIMNLLFLGFMFAFAVKAPLWPFHRWLPDAAVEATPASAVLMMAIMDKVGTFGMLRYCLQLFPDSSAYFRPMIITLAVIGIVYGAIVAIGQTDVMRLIAYTSISHFGFIILGIFVMTSQGQSGSTLYMVNHGLSTAALFLIAGFLVSRRGSRLIESYGGVQKVAPVLAGTFLVSGLATLSLPGLAPFISEFLVLIGTFTRYPVFAVFASTALVLSAIYILWMYQRMMTGPVKDGNDKLRDLVPREILVIAPLIALLIVLGVYPKPALDVINPAVTHTLTTIDQPDPVPQIAEGPTR, from the coding sequence GTGGTGACCTCATTCCCGTGGTTGACGGTTCTGTGGGCGGTGCCGATGGTCGGCGCCGCGATCGTGATCCTGCTGCCCGCCTCGCTGCGGGCGGCCTCCAAGTGGCTGGCGCTGGTGATTTCGATCGCCGTGCTGGCGATCACGGTGGTTCTCGCGGTCAACTTCGACCCCAACGGTGATCAGTATCAGTTCGTCGAATCCCATAAGTGGATACCGTCATTCGGCACCGGCTACATCCTCGGTTTGGACGGCATTGCCCTGGCGATCGTCGCGCTCACCGCGGTGCTGGTGCCGCTGCTGCTGATCGCGGGCTGGAACGACGTCAGCGACGAGGCCGCATGGGGCGGTCGCTCGACGCACGCCTATTTCGCGCTCACCCTGGCTGTCGAGGGCATGGTCATCATGTCGCTCGCCTCGCTGGACGTGCTGCTGTTCTACGTGTTCTTCGAAGCGATGCTGATCCCGATGTACTTCCTCATCGGCGGTTTCGGCGGTGCGGGACGTTCCAAGGCAGCCGTGAAGTTCCTGCTGTACAACCTCTTCGGCGGCCTGGTCATGCTCGCCGCGGTGATCGGGCTGTATGTGGTGACTGCGGGCAGCGACGCGTTCGAGGCGGGCACCTTCGACTTCCGCGAGATCGTCGCCGCAGTGTCGAGCGGCGAATTCGTCGTCAACCCGGCCATCATGAACTTGCTGTTCCTCGGGTTCATGTTCGCGTTCGCGGTCAAGGCGCCGCTGTGGCCATTCCACCGCTGGCTGCCCGACGCCGCCGTCGAGGCAACGCCCGCCAGTGCCGTGCTCATGATGGCGATCATGGACAAGGTCGGCACGTTCGGCATGCTGCGGTACTGCCTGCAGTTGTTCCCCGATTCGTCAGCGTATTTCCGGCCGATGATCATCACGCTGGCGGTGATCGGCATCGTGTACGGCGCGATTGTGGCGATCGGCCAGACCGACGTGATGCGACTGATCGCCTACACGTCGATCTCCCACTTCGGCTTCATCATCCTCGGCATCTTCGTGATGACCAGTCAGGGCCAGTCCGGTTCGACGCTGTACATGGTCAACCACGGTCTGTCGACGGCGGCGCTGTTCCTGATCGCCGGATTCCTGGTGTCGCGCAGGGGCAGTCGACTCATCGAGTCGTACGGCGGGGTGCAGAAGGTCGCACCCGTCCTTGCGGGCACCTTCCTCGTCTCGGGCCTCGCCACCCTGTCGCTGCCCGGGCTCGCGCCGTTCATCAGCGAATTCCTGGTGCTGATCGGCACATTCACCCGCTACCCGGTGTTCGCGGTGTTCGCGTCGACCGCCCTGGTGCTGTCCGCGATCTACATCCTGTGGATGTACCAGCGGATGATGACCGGACCCGTCAAGGACGGCAACGACAAGCTGCGCGACCTGGTACCGCGCGAGATCCTCGTCATCGCACCGCTGATCGCGTTGCTGATCGTGTTGGGCGTGTATCCCAAACCCGCACTCGACGTGATCAACCCGGCGGTCACGCACACGTTGACCACCATCGACCAGCCTGACCCGGTTCCTCAGATCGCAGAAGGGCCGACGCGATGA
- the nuoN gene encoding NADH-quinone oxidoreductase subunit NuoN: protein MNLPTPVVEYDLLSPMLIVFGVAIAGVLVEAFLPRQRRYAAQLVLGLGGLAAALAAVVMLAGDLHGEVGRSAVMGAVVIDKPALFLQATILLVGVLGILLIAERQIGTEPEPEHGARGLDGFTPQASAIPGSVTEQLATKAGVIQTEVFPLTMFAVGGMLLFPAADDLLTMFIALEVLSLPLYLLCGLARRRRLLSQEAALKYFLLGAFSSAFFLFGAAMLYGYAGTLDLRGVAEVVQAGSGKTSLALIGTGLLMVGVLFKVGAVPFHSWIPDVYQGAPTPITAFMAAATKIAAFGAMLRLFYVALPELRDDWRPVLWAIAILTMVVGTVTAITQTDVKRMLAYSAVAHTGFILTGVIAENEAGLSSTLFYLFAYGFSTVGAFAVVSLIRSADGDEDTAMARWAGLGRRYPVVAVVFSLFLLAFAGIPLTSGFVSKFAVFKAAGEGGAIPLVVVGVLASAIAAYFYVRVIVLMFFTEPPDDAPQVVVPSVLSTAVVTVTAAVTFALGALPQPLLDLVNTANQFLR from the coding sequence ATGAATCTGCCCACACCCGTCGTCGAGTACGACCTACTGTCGCCGATGCTGATCGTGTTCGGGGTGGCCATCGCCGGTGTCCTCGTCGAGGCGTTTCTGCCTCGGCAGCGCCGCTACGCCGCTCAACTCGTGCTCGGTCTCGGCGGACTCGCCGCCGCGCTGGCCGCCGTGGTCATGCTCGCCGGCGACCTGCACGGCGAGGTCGGACGCTCCGCGGTGATGGGCGCCGTCGTCATCGACAAGCCGGCGCTGTTCCTTCAGGCCACCATCCTGTTGGTCGGCGTGCTGGGCATCCTGTTGATCGCCGAGCGGCAGATCGGGACCGAACCGGAGCCCGAACACGGTGCCCGCGGGCTGGACGGGTTCACGCCGCAGGCGTCGGCCATTCCCGGCTCGGTGACCGAACAGCTGGCCACCAAGGCCGGTGTCATCCAGACCGAGGTGTTCCCGCTGACGATGTTCGCCGTCGGCGGCATGCTGCTGTTCCCCGCTGCCGACGACCTGCTGACGATGTTCATCGCACTCGAGGTGCTGTCGCTGCCGCTGTATCTGCTGTGCGGGCTGGCACGCCGCCGTCGTCTGCTCTCCCAGGAAGCGGCGCTGAAATACTTTCTCCTCGGCGCCTTTTCATCGGCATTCTTCCTGTTCGGCGCCGCAATGCTGTACGGGTACGCAGGAACGCTGGACCTGCGCGGAGTCGCCGAAGTGGTGCAGGCCGGGTCCGGTAAAACCTCGCTGGCCCTGATCGGCACGGGCCTGCTGATGGTGGGCGTGCTGTTCAAGGTCGGGGCGGTGCCCTTCCATTCGTGGATCCCCGACGTCTATCAGGGTGCACCCACGCCGATCACCGCGTTCATGGCGGCGGCCACCAAGATCGCCGCGTTCGGCGCGATGCTGCGGTTGTTCTACGTCGCCCTACCGGAACTGCGCGACGATTGGCGACCGGTGCTGTGGGCGATCGCGATCCTGACGATGGTCGTCGGGACCGTCACCGCGATCACGCAGACCGACGTGAAACGCATGCTCGCGTACTCGGCGGTCGCGCACACCGGGTTCATCCTCACCGGTGTGATCGCGGAGAACGAGGCCGGTCTGTCGTCGACACTGTTCTATCTGTTCGCCTACGGATTCAGCACAGTGGGCGCCTTCGCGGTGGTGAGCCTGATCCGCAGCGCGGATGGAGATGAGGACACCGCGATGGCCCGCTGGGCGGGGCTCGGCAGGCGGTATCCCGTAGTGGCGGTGGTGTTCTCGCTCTTCCTGCTGGCGTTCGCAGGCATCCCCTTGACGAGCGGGTTCGTCAGCAAGTTCGCGGTGTTCAAAGCGGCGGGCGAAGGTGGCGCGATCCCGCTGGTTGTCGTCGGCGTGCTCGCGAGCGCCATCGCGGCGTACTTCTACGTGCGGGTCATCGTGTTGATGTTCTTCACCGAGCCGCCCGACGATGCCCCACAGGTCGTGGTGCCGAGCGTGCTGAGCACCGCGGTCGTCACGGTGACTGCGGCCGTCACGTTCGCACTCGGTGCGCTGCCGCAGCCGCTGCTGGACCTGGTGAACACGGCCAACCAATTTCTCCGTTAG
- a CDS encoding enoyl-CoA hydratase → MPTPALVLVDDHGPVRVLTLNRPEARNALSRGLIKATYDALTEADTDESVRAVVLTGSDPAFCAGVDLKEAQHLGTEYFAEFKSKDCIAATGRMRTPIVAAINGAVFTGGLEMALGCDFLIASERAVFADTHARVGILPGGGMTARLPQLVGLGMARRMSMTGEVVDAERAERIGLVTEVVPHDRLFDRALELASQIAEVPGPTMLGLKEIYTTGAAAVIDPALDAEAKIAFAQDRDFDGLGDRFRAVSDRNKGQIDR, encoded by the coding sequence ATGCCGACCCCAGCGCTCGTCCTCGTCGACGACCACGGCCCGGTCCGGGTGCTCACGCTCAACCGCCCCGAGGCCCGGAATGCGTTGAGCCGCGGGCTGATCAAGGCGACCTACGACGCGCTGACCGAGGCCGACACCGACGAGTCGGTGCGCGCGGTGGTGCTGACCGGATCCGACCCCGCGTTCTGTGCAGGGGTCGACCTCAAGGAGGCGCAGCACCTCGGCACCGAATACTTCGCCGAGTTCAAGTCCAAAGACTGCATTGCGGCCACGGGCAGGATGCGCACCCCGATCGTCGCCGCGATCAACGGGGCGGTGTTCACCGGCGGCCTCGAAATGGCGCTCGGCTGCGACTTTCTCATCGCCTCAGAGCGGGCGGTGTTCGCCGACACCCACGCCCGCGTCGGCATCCTGCCCGGTGGCGGCATGACCGCACGCCTGCCTCAGCTCGTCGGGCTCGGGATGGCCAGGCGGATGTCGATGACCGGGGAGGTCGTCGATGCCGAACGAGCTGAACGTATCGGGCTGGTGACCGAGGTGGTCCCCCACGATCGACTGTTCGACCGGGCGCTCGAGCTGGCGTCGCAGATCGCCGAGGTTCCCGGACCGACGATGTTGGGACTCAAGGAGATCTACACGACGGGCGCCGCGGCCGTCATCGACCCGGCGTTGGACGCCGAAGCGAAGATCGCGTTCGCGCAGGACCGAGACTTCGACGGCCTCGGCGATCGGTTCCGCGCAGTCAGCGACCGCAACAAGGGTCAGATCGACCGCTAG
- a CDS encoding alpha/beta fold hydrolase: protein MNVGAWVAGYLQTRTFINTRGLGSYPDDLCPLGARRIDLAGIPRVASAYVWGSGEPSVLVLHGWGTDSTTMTAVVDAAVANGESALCFDAPGHGVSPGSRATMREYAHATLEMLQRFPSIRTVVAHSMSSIAAASALARSDGANVCSLLLLAPTCSLAGVIDRWAAQRGLSSAVVNRIHRELRRRDGVQVPHWDVRTLGVPASVRVRILHDPTDDVVPIEDAHLIAVEVGAQVHESTGGHHRIISSDEMRTALSHLLRDRACLRPTRR from the coding sequence GTGAACGTCGGTGCGTGGGTCGCCGGGTACCTCCAGACTCGGACCTTCATCAATACCCGCGGCCTCGGCAGCTATCCAGATGACTTGTGTCCCTTGGGCGCCCGCCGGATCGACCTGGCAGGCATCCCGCGGGTCGCCTCGGCGTACGTGTGGGGGAGCGGCGAACCATCGGTGCTCGTGCTGCACGGATGGGGCACCGACAGCACCACCATGACTGCCGTCGTCGACGCAGCGGTGGCCAACGGCGAGTCGGCGTTATGCTTCGACGCTCCCGGGCACGGCGTCTCGCCGGGTTCGCGTGCGACGATGCGGGAATACGCGCACGCGACTCTCGAAATGCTGCAACGTTTTCCGAGCATTCGGACCGTCGTTGCCCATTCGATGTCATCGATCGCCGCGGCCTCAGCGCTCGCGAGGTCCGATGGTGCGAATGTGTGCAGTCTGCTTCTACTCGCTCCAACATGTTCGCTCGCAGGAGTGATCGACCGTTGGGCTGCGCAGCGCGGGTTGTCCTCGGCGGTGGTCAACCGGATCCACCGGGAACTGCGGCGCCGCGACGGGGTCCAGGTACCGCATTGGGACGTTCGGACCCTCGGTGTGCCGGCCTCGGTCCGGGTACGCATTCTGCACGATCCGACCGACGACGTCGTGCCGATCGAGGACGCCCACTTGATCGCCGTCGAAGTCGGAGCACAGGTCCACGAGTCCACCGGCGGTCATCACAGAATTATCAGCAGCGATGAGATGCGGACGGCCCTCTCACACCTGTTGCGCGACCGTGCGTGTTTGCGGCCGACACGCCGCTGA